One region of Mus pahari chromosome 16, PAHARI_EIJ_v1.1, whole genome shotgun sequence genomic DNA includes:
- the Nfil3 gene encoding nuclear factor interleukin-3-regulated protein — translation MQLRKMQTIKKEPAPLDPTSSSDKMLLLNSALAEVAEDLASGEDLLLNEGNMGKSKSSACRRKREFIPDEKKDAMYWEKRRKNNEAAKRSREKRRLNDLVLENKLIALGEENATLKAELLSLKLKFGLISSTAYAQEIQKLSNSTAVYFQDYQTSKAAVSSFVDEHEPAMVAGSCISVIKHSPQSSLSDVSEVSSVEHTQESPAQGGCRSPENKFPVIKQEPVELESFAREAREERGAYSTSIYQSYIGSSFSTYSHSPPLLQVHGSTSNSPRTSEADEGVVGKSSDGEDEQQVPKGPIHSPVELQRVHATVVKVPEVNPSALPHKLRIKAKAMQVKVEALDSEFEGIQKLSSPADAIAKRHFDLEKHGTSGMAHSSLPPFSVQVTNIQDWSLKSEHWHPKELSSKTQSSFKTGVVEVKDSGYKVSEAENLYLKQGMANLSAEVVSLKRFIATQPISASDSR, via the coding sequence ATGCAGCTGAGAAAAATGCAGACCATCAAAAAGGAGCCTGCACCCCTGGATCCTACCAGCAGCTCAGACAAGATGCTGCTGCTGAACTCTGCCTTAGCTGAGGTGGCCGAGGACCTAGCCTCAGGTGAAGATTTGCTCCTGAACGAAGGGAACATGGGGAAAAGCAAATCCTCGGCGTGTCGGAGGAAACGGGAATTCATTCCAGATGAGAAGAAAGACGCCATGTATTGGGAGAAACGGCGGAAAAACAACGAAGCTGCCAAAAGGTCTCGGGAGAAGCGCCGCCTCAATGACCTGGTTTTGGAGAACAAGCTGATCGCCCTGGGAGAAGAAAATGCCACTTTAAAAGCTGAGCTGCTCTCCCTGAAATTAAAGTTCGGTTTAATTAGCTCCACGGCGTACGCCCAAGAAATCCAGAAACTCAGTAATTCCACAGCTGTCTACTTTCAGGACTACCAGACATCCAAGGCTGCCGTGAGCTCGTTTGTGGACGAACACGAGCCTGCGATGGTAGCCGGAAGTTGCATCTCAGTCATCAAGCACTCTCCCCAGAGCTCGCTCTCTGATGTGTCTGAGGTGTCCTCTGTGGAGCACACCCAGGAAAGCCCCGCCCAGGGAGGCTGCCGGAGCCCCGAGAACAAGTTCCCTGTGATCAAGCAGGAGCCCGTGGAGTTGGAGAGCTTTGCCAGGGAGGCCAGGGAGGAGCGGGGCGCGTATTCCACCTCCATCTACCAGAGCTACATAGGAAGCTCTTTCTCCACCtactcccactccccacccctcctgcAGGTCCATGGGTCCACTAGCAACTCCCCGAGAACCTCAGAGGCCGATGAGGGTGTGGTGGGCAAGTCTTCTGATGGGGAAGACGAGCAACAGGTCCCTAAAGGCCCCATCCATTCTCCAGTGGAGCTTCAACGGGTCCACGCCACGGTGGTGAAGGTTCCAGAAGTGAACCCTTCTGCCTTACCGCACAAGCTCCGGATTAAAGCCAAGGCCATGCAGGTCAAAGTGGAGGCTTTGGACAGCGAGTTTGAAGGCATACAGAAACTCTCTTCACCCGCCGACGCGATCGCCAAAAGACATTTTGACCTGGAGAAACATGGCACCTCGGGCATggcccattcctccctccctcctttctcggTGCAGGTGACGAACATTCAAGATTGGTCCCTCAAATCGGAACACTGGCATCCCAAAGAACTGAGCAGCAAAACTCAGAGTAGCTTCAAAACAGGTGTGGTGGAAGTCAAAGACAGTGGCTATAAGGTTTCCGAAGCTGAGAATTTGTATTTGAAGCAGGGAATGGCAAACTTATCTGCAGAGGTGGTCTCGCTCAAGAGATTCATAGCCACACAACCTATCTCGGCTTCAGACTCCAGGTAA